The following are from one region of the Thermoanaerobaculia bacterium genome:
- a CDS encoding universal stress protein: MHSFRHIVIGFDGREDGHRALRWARGVAQQTPQMTLHLTHALALPAVPMHSLELSAEEILAGAERAIRSQLEAAQRELAAAGFTVDIHVRRWLPGDTLIEQAEALDQAIIVVGQHGGLARRVLIGSTSGRVSREAGVPVVVVRGADRPSPPRRLLVGTDGSAGSLAALAAARALCPDARLLLATFRDRTGGLDGEALAAFAQAAGIDPAEVEFHATEGDAAAALLSLATSAEVDLLCAGRRGSGPLLDLLLGSVSEKLLQLAPCPLLLAH; the protein is encoded by the coding sequence GTGCACTCTTTTCGCCACATCGTGATCGGATTCGACGGCCGGGAAGACGGGCACCGCGCCCTGCGCTGGGCCCGGGGCGTCGCGCAGCAGACGCCGCAGATGACGCTGCACCTCACCCACGCGCTGGCGCTGCCCGCCGTGCCGATGCACTCGCTCGAGCTCTCCGCCGAGGAGATCCTTGCGGGTGCGGAGCGCGCCATCCGATCCCAGCTCGAGGCGGCCCAGCGCGAGCTCGCTGCGGCGGGATTCACCGTCGACATCCACGTGCGGCGATGGCTGCCGGGCGACACTCTCATCGAACAGGCGGAGGCTCTCGACCAGGCGATCATCGTGGTCGGCCAGCACGGCGGACTCGCCCGAAGGGTGCTCATCGGCTCGACGAGCGGGCGGGTCTCCCGCGAGGCCGGGGTTCCGGTCGTCGTGGTCCGCGGCGCCGACCGCCCGAGCCCCCCCCGGCGCCTGCTCGTGGGCACGGACGGCTCGGCCGGAAGTCTCGCCGCCCTGGCCGCCGCCCGGGCCCTCTGCCCGGACGCCCGCCTTCTCCTGGCGACCTTCCGGGATCGCACCGGCGGGCTCGATGGGGAAGCGCTCGCCGCCTTCGCCCAGGCGGCCGGAATCGATCCGGCAGAGGTCGAGTTCCACGCCACCGAAGGCGATGCCGCCGCCGCTCTCCTCTCCCTGGCGACGAGCGCGGAGGTCGATCTGCTCTGCGCCGGGCGTCGAGGCAGCGGGCCGCTCCTCGACCTGCTGCTCGGGAGTGTCTCCGAGAAGCTGCTGCAACTCGCTCCCTGCCCGCTGCTGCTCGCCCATTGA